The genomic region GCTCGGTGGCATGGGCGGTCTGCCGGGCCTCGGCGGCGCCAAGCTTCCAGGTCTCGGCGGTGGTTTTCCTGGCCTGCCCGGCCTTCCGAAGAAGAAGTAAGGGAGCTCCCTAATGACAGATAACGACGTCAAGTCCAAGCTTTCCGGCTATCGCCAGTCGATCGACAACATCGACGCGGCGCTGGTCCACATGTTGGCCGAACGCTTCAGCTGCACCAAGGCAGTGGGCGTTCTCAAGGCCAAGTACAATTTGCCGCCGGCCGACCCGGCGCG from Rhizobium tumorigenes harbors:
- a CDS encoding chorismate mutase, with translation MTDNDVKSKLSGYRQSIDNIDAALVHMLAERFSCTKAVGVLKAKYNLPPADPAREEYQIERLRRLAKDADLDPDFAEKFLNFVITEVIRHHEQIAAEFKA